From Pseudomonas sp. CCI4.2, one genomic window encodes:
- a CDS encoding T6SS effector BTH_I2691 family protein: MANLIAKSRSHDSASAGGACPLTKTTIQLLPLRYGLVEHLMPPSDFPMPHTLQSKAMGIRLLRDGYLYVVDSSSGFLHEYLIEQGSLSKLLWDGAEVASDVRQHAVGNESTLIVPRNNAVYVAYSEIQWTAYKCSQVIQSATERERFMQRVNLASASSERTAKHLLTESQASAWLAEVAENRCEAGGRGPVDKAPTAQLPEGANPEENTAYLWEQAPLFRHTWIEELTSQVGGAHKNDFLFLVVRDDIGIMRDLAAAQLKVADWMGEWADDDIIQRQYVTGSYIQSLYTVNQKRLVDLARDNPGVTELLKDINESEQETLVSYLHNKREYQGPTLYGDELKWREMAKTIPFAESILALRDALGGERWQKHEQTIAEINLQTYESLHGAEPGERGIDDLVQRQAMQTFVLKQQTLLQHWQGQLKRIRADRLKMIVEGHFHRAAWYYDFQQSEQIKHRLETELLCVAAICDDQDAWQQLETYLEKNPLVQVPGLDTLGSAEQDATLKELADLSNISIKIADAPAAVAEMDALANQFNSLMRQRLPNYMALTSQFEGLNSLLGGAYDPARQMTTAHQLDLFKQDFERGSRVDLNSFIRNIGPVARLRLLRAYATSGLTLRAATPFEIENFNRDRNTAIDMRRELKQLYRERHLVLIRHQASRHLNNQIANLKNSLELVEDRLTQGLTPGGKGPGQIGLVLGNMDAELSDEMQRTVRDYRSTGTFKKPIAGALTAKGNQIAVVVFYFQAVNFVSAADGLFSDKSMSLAESFTFLNASIGMSAAGFSAIQGMAIGILQAHIAAMESASGKLNAMSRLGRWSAFAGLGAFSFGFAAAGLDLIRHTNQWGRALAEGDGKKLAATSIQMGGDVVLMGANGWGFSHSYIITRDILRLPKELRAMAWAEKSPRLVSIAARANLIGIIGMALQMAGQGIYNYFNLDDTKKWLHRSAWGLDNLNRSLEDDWIALATAVQQPLCEMIRQDDDVTEFRFALPGVSTAELDSREVSIEVHQRREREQSQKGWGRPVHIPPYWEGRSEYFASQLRIVSQNHEALVLSLSFSKYELTDPFGLVIALAYKLEDHRPLRHRTIFPILDIHKSYVHSRALYHKGVFKYKPETELPFKLQATDAWPLTAIELRSHDAE, encoded by the coding sequence TTGGCCAATTTGATTGCCAAGTCACGCAGCCATGACAGCGCCAGCGCTGGCGGCGCATGCCCGCTGACCAAAACCACGATTCAGTTGTTGCCGCTGCGCTACGGATTGGTGGAACACCTCATGCCACCTTCCGACTTCCCCATGCCCCATACCTTGCAAAGCAAGGCCATGGGCATTCGATTGCTGCGCGATGGCTACTTGTATGTTGTCGACAGCAGCAGCGGGTTCCTCCATGAGTATTTGATTGAGCAGGGTTCCCTTTCCAAGCTGCTTTGGGACGGAGCGGAGGTGGCGAGTGATGTACGTCAACATGCCGTTGGCAATGAAAGTACGCTGATAGTCCCCCGAAACAATGCGGTCTATGTCGCCTACTCGGAAATCCAGTGGACCGCCTATAAATGCTCGCAAGTGATCCAGTCCGCGACTGAGCGTGAACGGTTCATGCAACGCGTGAATCTCGCTTCAGCAAGCAGTGAACGCACCGCCAAACATCTACTGACCGAGAGCCAAGCCAGCGCCTGGTTGGCAGAAGTTGCGGAAAATCGTTGCGAGGCGGGCGGTCGCGGTCCGGTTGATAAGGCACCCACAGCGCAACTGCCCGAAGGCGCCAACCCGGAAGAAAACACTGCTTACCTCTGGGAACAGGCGCCGTTGTTTCGTCATACCTGGATTGAGGAGCTGACCAGTCAGGTCGGTGGCGCGCACAAAAATGACTTCTTGTTTCTGGTCGTTCGCGACGACATTGGCATCATGCGCGACCTGGCAGCCGCGCAACTCAAGGTTGCCGATTGGATGGGTGAATGGGCCGACGATGACATCATTCAGCGTCAATACGTGACCGGCTCTTACATTCAGTCTCTGTACACCGTCAATCAAAAACGCCTTGTGGACCTGGCCCGCGATAATCCGGGCGTCACCGAATTACTTAAAGACATCAACGAATCAGAGCAGGAAACACTGGTTAGCTACCTGCACAACAAGCGTGAGTACCAAGGGCCTACGCTGTATGGCGACGAGCTAAAATGGCGCGAGATGGCGAAAACCATTCCGTTCGCCGAATCCATATTGGCCTTGCGCGATGCCTTGGGGGGCGAACGCTGGCAAAAACACGAACAAACCATCGCCGAAATTAATCTTCAAACCTATGAATCGCTTCATGGGGCAGAGCCCGGCGAGCGCGGTATTGATGATTTAGTCCAGCGCCAAGCCATGCAGACCTTTGTGCTCAAGCAGCAAACCCTGTTGCAGCACTGGCAAGGTCAACTCAAGCGCATCCGCGCCGACCGCCTGAAGATGATCGTCGAAGGGCATTTTCACCGTGCCGCCTGGTATTACGACTTTCAACAAAGCGAACAGATCAAGCACCGCTTGGAAACTGAACTGCTCTGCGTTGCCGCCATCTGCGACGACCAGGATGCTTGGCAGCAACTGGAAACCTACTTGGAGAAAAACCCACTGGTACAAGTGCCAGGTCTGGACACCCTGGGCAGTGCCGAACAGGACGCGACATTAAAAGAACTCGCGGACCTCAGTAATATCTCAATCAAAATCGCCGACGCCCCAGCCGCTGTCGCGGAAATGGATGCGTTGGCCAACCAGTTCAACAGCCTCATGCGCCAGCGCTTGCCTAATTACATGGCGTTGACCAGTCAGTTTGAAGGGTTGAATAGCTTGTTGGGTGGGGCGTATGACCCGGCACGGCAGATGACCACGGCTCATCAATTGGACCTTTTTAAGCAGGACTTTGAGAGAGGCTCGCGCGTTGATCTCAACAGTTTTATTCGTAACATCGGTCCAGTTGCACGGCTGCGGCTGCTCCGTGCGTATGCCACCAGTGGGCTGACACTTCGGGCAGCGACACCGTTTGAGATAGAGAATTTCAACCGCGACCGCAACACAGCAATCGACATGCGACGAGAACTGAAGCAGTTATACAGAGAGCGCCACCTTGTTTTAATTCGTCATCAAGCCTCGCGTCATTTAAATAACCAGATCGCTAATCTAAAAAATAGTCTTGAACTTGTGGAGGATCGTCTTACTCAGGGGCTTACGCCTGGCGGTAAAGGCCCCGGCCAAATTGGATTGGTGTTGGGCAACATGGACGCCGAGCTAAGCGACGAGATGCAGCGCACGGTTCGGGATTATCGAAGTACGGGCACGTTTAAAAAACCGATTGCAGGTGCATTGACGGCTAAAGGTAATCAGATTGCGGTGGTTGTGTTTTATTTTCAGGCGGTTAATTTTGTTAGTGCTGCGGATGGGTTGTTTAGTGATAAATCAATGTCCCTAGCCGAATCATTTACCTTTCTTAATGCATCGATAGGAATGTCCGCAGCCGGATTTTCTGCAATCCAAGGCATGGCGATAGGCATACTACAAGCCCATATTGCAGCGATGGAAAGTGCATCAGGCAAGCTTAATGCTATGAGTAGGTTAGGTAGATGGTCGGCTTTCGCAGGACTTGGCGCCTTTAGTTTTGGTTTTGCAGCGGCTGGACTCGATCTAATAAGGCATACCAACCAATGGGGGCGAGCACTAGCGGAGGGCGATGGAAAGAAACTTGCTGCAACATCGATACAGATGGGGGGCGACGTCGTTTTGATGGGCGCCAATGGCTGGGGATTTAGCCATTCCTACATCATCACCAGGGACATCCTGCGCTTACCCAAAGAGTTGCGCGCCATGGCCTGGGCTGAAAAAAGTCCGCGCTTAGTCAGCATTGCTGCCCGTGCCAACCTGATCGGTATCATTGGTATGGCGCTGCAAATGGCAGGGCAAGGTATCTACAATTATTTTAATTTGGATGATACAAAAAAATGGCTGCACCGCAGCGCTTGGGGTTTGGACAACCTCAACCGCAGTCTGGAAGACGATTGGATAGCGTTGGCGACCGCCGTCCAGCAGCCCTTGTGCGAAATGATCCGCCAAGACGATGACGTGACCGAGTTCCGCTTCGCATTGCCCGGCGTCAGCACTGCAGAATTGGACAGTCGTGAGGTGTCTATCGAAGTGCATCAGCGCCGTGAGAGGGAGCAATCACAGAAGGGGTGGGGTCGCCCGGTACATATCCCGCCTTACTGGGAGGGGCGCAGTGAGTATTTTGCGAGCCAGCTTCGCATCGTCAGCCAAAACCATGAAGCGTTGGTATTAAGCCTTTCGTTTTCAAAATACGAATTGACCGACCCGTTCGGTTTAGTTATCGCGCTGGCCTACAAGCTGGAAGACCACCGACCTTTACGCCATCGAACTATTTTTCCTATCCTCGACATACACAAGTCCTATGTACACAGTAGGGCCCTTTATCACAAGGGCGTGTTTAAATACAAACCAGAGACGGAACTTCCCTTCAAGTTGCAAGCCACTGACGCTTGGCCGTTAACAGCTATAGAGTTGAGGAGCCATGATGCTGAATAA
- a CDS encoding SPOR domain-containing protein — protein MRGLLMAVAVLMLAGCGEGAADKPAKVQAPAVAQVSVPQWDVLVEDPKAVSDLTDRLVEHGFPSFVAVRDGKERVLLGPFNSKAAAEEKRAQLALKMSYESSIVDHTL, from the coding sequence GTGCGCGGATTGCTCATGGCGGTAGCTGTTTTGATGTTGGCTGGGTGTGGCGAGGGGGCAGCGGATAAGCCTGCGAAAGTGCAGGCGCCAGCCGTGGCTCAGGTTTCAGTACCTCAGTGGGACGTTTTGGTCGAAGACCCCAAGGCCGTCAGTGACTTGACCGACAGGCTCGTCGAGCACGGTTTTCCGTCTTTTGTCGCCGTTCGTGACGGGAAGGAGCGCGTATTGCTCGGCCCATTCAACTCCAAGGCCGCCGCTGAAGAAAAACGCGCGCAATTGGCGCTGAAGATGAGTTATGAGTCGTCTATCGTCGACCACACGCTGTAG
- a CDS encoding HD domain-containing protein: MPKAPFSPYQSLAEILLTQAGQSQSDGSHDLSHLYRVWSNACSIHRDEGGDLEVLLAATLLHDCVSVEKNSPLRSQASRLAAEKAASLLKALDWPQDRIDAVAHAVEAHSFSAAITPTTLEAKIVQDADRLDAIGMLGVARCFYTAGRMGSAMYDATDANAQHRELDDKRFAVDHFHTKLLHVADGFQTATGARIAALRHERLKRFLDEFMEEVGAD; encoded by the coding sequence ATGCCCAAAGCGCCCTTCTCTCCTTACCAATCGTTGGCCGAAATCCTGTTGACCCAAGCAGGTCAAAGCCAGTCAGACGGCTCCCACGACCTCTCTCATCTGTATCGGGTGTGGAGCAATGCTTGCTCGATTCATCGTGATGAAGGCGGTGATCTTGAAGTGCTATTGGCCGCGACCCTGTTGCATGACTGTGTGTCCGTCGAGAAGAACTCGCCGTTAAGGTCGCAGGCCTCTCGATTGGCCGCCGAAAAAGCGGCTTCCTTGCTCAAGGCGCTGGATTGGCCCCAGGACCGAATCGATGCCGTCGCCCACGCCGTGGAAGCCCACAGCTTCTCGGCCGCTATCACCCCGACCACCCTCGAAGCAAAAATCGTCCAGGACGCCGACCGACTCGACGCCATCGGCATGCTCGGCGTCGCCCGTTGTTTCTACACCGCAGGCCGTATGGGCAGCGCCATGTACGACGCCACCGACGCCAACGCGCAGCACCGCGAGCTTGATGACAAACGCTTCGCCGTTGATCACTTCCATACCAAATTACTGCACGTGGCGGATGGTTTTCAGACAGCGACTGGGGCACGTATTGCAGCGTTGAGGCACGAGCGGCTGAAGCGGTTTTTGGATGAGTTCATGGAAGAGGTTGGGGCTGATTGA
- a CDS encoding LysR family transcriptional regulator — protein sequence MELVWLEDFNALADSGNFSRAAELRHVTQPAFSRRIRALETWVGVDLFERTTQGAALTEAGKHMLTSAQEMTRRLYQMRLDAREVAGKQVRTLHFAATHSLSFTFFPGWIRGIERGAPIEALRLLSDSMMVCEQMLLHGEVQFLLCHQHPDVPPRFAADQFHSKAVGGDVLTPLRAADFLTEGDSAPLQHLAYTAESGLGRIVGARLQGEQSPPALNTVFSSHLAAVLLSMALEGKGIAWLPRSLAEQEVSSGKLVRALDERWDIPVEIRLFRPNAALSDFAEDFWARL from the coding sequence ATGGAACTGGTGTGGCTGGAAGATTTCAACGCGCTCGCGGACAGCGGGAATTTCTCCCGTGCAGCCGAGCTGCGACACGTAACCCAACCGGCATTTAGCCGGCGCATACGCGCGCTGGAAACCTGGGTGGGGGTCGATTTGTTCGAGCGCACCACCCAAGGCGCGGCTCTGACCGAGGCGGGCAAACACATGCTGACCAGCGCCCAGGAAATGACTCGGCGCCTGTATCAGATGCGACTGGATGCGCGGGAAGTGGCGGGTAAACAAGTGCGTACGCTGCACTTTGCTGCCACTCATTCGTTATCGTTCACCTTCTTTCCAGGCTGGATCAGAGGCATCGAGCGCGGCGCGCCAATCGAAGCTCTTCGCTTACTTTCGGACAGCATGATGGTCTGCGAGCAAATGCTCTTGCATGGCGAAGTTCAGTTTTTGCTCTGCCATCAACACCCTGACGTTCCCCCCCGCTTTGCCGCAGACCAGTTTCATTCCAAGGCGGTGGGCGGTGATGTGCTGACGCCGTTACGGGCTGCGGATTTTCTGACCGAGGGCGACTCCGCTCCGTTGCAGCATTTGGCCTACACCGCAGAGTCCGGCCTGGGACGGATCGTCGGCGCGCGCTTGCAGGGTGAACAGTCCCCACCCGCGCTGAACACGGTGTTCAGTTCGCACTTGGCCGCTGTTCTGTTGTCAATGGCACTGGAAGGCAAAGGCATCGCCTGGCTGCCCCGGTCCTTGGCGGAACAAGAAGTGAGCAGCGGCAAGCTGGTGCGGGCGCTGGATGAGCGCTGGGACATCCCTGTAGAAATCCGTCTGTTTCGACCTAACGCGGCGTTGAGTGATTTTGCTGAGGACTTCTGGGCTCGGCTTTGA
- a CDS encoding type VI secretion system tip protein VgrG, whose amino-acid sequence MSQAAVPTFTLSVKGLENPSLQVLAFDGAEAVSTPYAITVELVSRSSGIELSDLLHKAAFLGFGPNGEGIHGQIHSIHKSDSNARLTRYVAVLKPSLAYLEHSSHRRSFQQMSVPAIILEVLKEHGLFDGLDVQFDSGVTRAPIREYCVQYDESDLHFVNRLCEEDGWFYRFEHSADGHRLIFADDEIMFPHAARRTLPFKPLNGMVPDEYSINTFGVRLAARTSHVVHRDYDFQKAGYLLESSRQPSLTQAQAQRGEALHVDPKLEHYVYPGRFLEDDHGRRLSNRDLERHRTDFQLADGSSDHPVLRSGTVIQLEEHPQLKWNNPWVLISIKHEGRQPQVLEESGADATVDAGKIVQGYRNSFTAIPETIQFRPALRHPKPLIHSTQTAKVTGPEGEEIHCDKFGRVKVKFHWDRRELNDETTSCWVRVASSWAGNSHGAVTLPRVGMEVLISYLEGDADRPIIMGCLPNSLNPVPYELPANKTKSVFRSRSSKASQGFNEVSFEDRDGAERVYLRAQRDMEQLIQNDSRLEVRGQRLETIKGNSTTVIKAEQHLTVTGARKVQLSAGDHLQVAGSSHTRVGGALVIDAAQEVHLSGANIVIDGGITLTLSINGQHLVLNPAGIFCSVPIVLGGAPLPGTPAAPLSPGSTQPLDAGVALATEGLIKALKSKSLVCPVCVLDNTEQTHDND is encoded by the coding sequence ATGTCCCAGGCCGCCGTCCCAACCTTCACGCTGAGTGTGAAAGGTCTTGAAAATCCTTCTTTGCAAGTGCTCGCGTTTGATGGCGCAGAAGCCGTCAGCACGCCGTACGCCATCACCGTCGAACTGGTCAGTCGGTCGTCTGGTATTGAGCTGTCGGACCTGCTGCACAAGGCGGCTTTTCTCGGTTTTGGCCCGAACGGCGAAGGCATTCACGGGCAGATTCACTCCATCCACAAAAGCGATTCCAATGCCCGGCTGACCCGCTACGTCGCGGTGCTCAAACCCTCTCTCGCGTACTTGGAACACAGCAGCCACCGCCGCTCGTTCCAGCAGATGAGCGTGCCCGCAATTATTCTTGAAGTGCTCAAAGAACACGGCCTGTTTGACGGCCTGGACGTGCAATTCGACAGTGGCGTGACCCGCGCTCCGATCCGTGAATATTGCGTGCAGTACGACGAAAGCGACCTGCACTTCGTCAATCGGCTGTGTGAAGAAGACGGCTGGTTTTACCGTTTTGAGCATTCGGCTGACGGCCATCGGTTGATTTTCGCCGATGACGAAATAATGTTTCCCCATGCGGCGCGGCGGACGCTGCCGTTCAAGCCGCTGAACGGCATGGTGCCCGACGAGTATTCGATAAATACCTTCGGCGTGCGCCTGGCGGCGCGCACCAGCCACGTGGTGCATCGCGATTACGATTTCCAGAAAGCCGGTTATTTGCTGGAAAGTTCGAGACAACCTTCGCTGACGCAAGCGCAAGCCCAAAGGGGTGAGGCCCTGCATGTCGATCCCAAGCTTGAGCATTACGTCTATCCCGGCCGCTTTCTGGAGGACGATCACGGCAGACGATTATCCAACCGAGACCTGGAACGGCACCGCACGGATTTCCAACTGGCCGACGGCAGCAGCGATCACCCGGTGTTGCGCAGCGGGACGGTGATTCAACTGGAAGAGCATCCGCAGCTGAAATGGAATAATCCGTGGGTGCTGATTTCGATCAAGCACGAAGGCCGGCAGCCGCAGGTGTTGGAGGAATCGGGCGCGGATGCAACCGTTGATGCCGGAAAAATCGTTCAGGGTTATCGGAACTCCTTCACCGCTATCCCCGAAACGATCCAGTTTCGCCCTGCCTTGCGCCACCCCAAACCACTGATCCACAGCACCCAAACCGCCAAAGTCACTGGCCCGGAAGGCGAAGAAATCCACTGCGATAAATTCGGCCGGGTAAAGGTCAAGTTTCACTGGGACCGCCGCGAGCTGAATGACGAAACCACCAGTTGCTGGGTGCGGGTGGCGTCGAGTTGGGCGGGCAACAGTCATGGCGCGGTGACCTTGCCTCGGGTCGGTATGGAAGTGTTGATCTCCTATTTGGAAGGCGATGCAGACCGGCCGATTATCATGGGCTGTTTGCCGAACAGTCTGAATCCGGTGCCGTATGAGTTACCGGCGAACAAGACCAAAAGCGTGTTCCGCAGCCGCAGCTCCAAGGCAAGCCAGGGCTTCAACGAAGTCTCTTTTGAAGATCGCGATGGCGCTGAACGGGTCTACCTGCGTGCCCAGCGCGACATGGAGCAATTGATCCAGAACGACAGCCGCCTTGAAGTGCGCGGTCAGCGGCTGGAGACGATCAAAGGCAACAGCACCACCGTTATCAAGGCCGAGCAACACCTCACAGTCACTGGCGCGCGCAAGGTGCAGTTGTCGGCGGGGGATCATCTGCAAGTGGCCGGCTCCAGCCACACCCGGGTCGGTGGCGCGCTGGTCATAGACGCGGCGCAAGAAGTACACCTTTCTGGCGCAAACATCGTTATCGACGGCGGCATCACGCTGACCCTCTCCATCAATGGTCAGCATCTGGTGCTCAACCCAGCGGGCATTTTCTGCAGTGTGCCGATTGTGTTGGGAGGAGCGCCGCTGCCGGGAACACCTGCGGCGCCGTTATCACCTGGCAGCACCCAGCCTCTGGATGCAGGCGTAGCGTTGGCCACTGAGGGGCTGATCAAAGCGCTCAAAAGCAAATCCTTGGTCTGCCCGGTGTGCGTACTGGATAACACGGAGCAAACCCATGACAACGACTAA
- a CDS encoding DUF4123 domain-containing protein, with protein MTTTKRTPLKIPDDLPWTQSVGLLLDAVQVENLLPKLFAWDCTVKVEPLYLQTRFAQLRDVSPCLVRVRSPSDPVLVEFLARAQEHWGYLICSVAPWAEMVAHLRWLASIKHPSGADMLLRIADPAVARALLGDTQTSTATLFGPCQRVVVINPIGDGWDHFIRHSEAPIADHSALYQLSEHQWSLLESASFSKMVSELYQHMSEFFPQYQSTLTAHERWDHLYRLAKRAAACGHDSEADIWLYANAHGLLGDQVMGEDPEILQLLAPEQPSPEQRMHLISSLAERKCFP; from the coding sequence ATGACAACGACTAAACGGACCCCGCTGAAAATACCCGATGATCTTCCTTGGACGCAGAGCGTGGGCTTACTGCTTGACGCCGTACAAGTCGAGAACTTGCTGCCGAAGCTGTTCGCGTGGGATTGCACCGTGAAGGTAGAGCCCCTTTACCTGCAAACCCGTTTCGCCCAGCTCCGAGACGTTTCACCCTGCCTAGTGCGGGTGAGAAGTCCAAGTGATCCGGTACTTGTCGAGTTTCTGGCCCGCGCTCAGGAGCATTGGGGCTATCTCATCTGCAGTGTTGCGCCATGGGCGGAAATGGTCGCTCACCTGCGTTGGCTGGCAAGCATCAAACACCCGTCAGGGGCCGACATGCTATTGCGCATCGCCGATCCGGCAGTGGCTCGCGCGCTGTTAGGCGATACACAAACATCGACGGCCACGCTGTTCGGGCCTTGCCAACGGGTGGTCGTGATCAACCCGATTGGCGATGGCTGGGATCATTTTATCCGCCACAGCGAGGCGCCCATTGCAGACCACTCGGCGCTGTACCAACTGAGCGAGCACCAATGGTCGCTTCTGGAAAGCGCCAGTTTTAGCAAAATGGTGTCAGAACTCTATCAGCACATGAGCGAATTTTTTCCGCAATACCAATCAACCCTGACCGCGCACGAACGCTGGGACCATCTGTACCGGTTAGCCAAACGCGCGGCTGCCTGCGGGCATGACAGCGAAGCGGACATCTGGCTTTACGCCAACGCTCACGGGTTGCTGGGTGATCAGGTCATGGGCGAAGACCCGGAAATCCTCCAATTATTGGCGCCGGAGCAACCGTCTCCCGAACAGCGCATGCACCTTATCTCCTCATTGGCCGAGCGGAAATGCTTCCCATGA
- a CDS encoding mandelate racemase/muconate lactonizing enzyme family protein, with product MRIVDIREKTVSIASPIANAYIDFSKMTCSVVAVVTDVIRDGKPVIGYGFNSNGRYGQGALMRDRFLARVLEADPESLIDKEHNNLDPFAIWKALMTNEKPGGHGERSVAVGTIDMAVWDAVAKIEGKPLYRVLADRYRGGVADSKVWVYAAGGYYYPGKDQTKLQAEMRSYLDRGYDVVKMKIGAVSLDEDLRRIEAVLEVVGDGQRLAVDANGRFDLKTAIAYAEAIKPYNLFWYEEAGDPLDYALQAELANHYDLPMATGENLFSHQDARNLLRHGGMRPDRDFLQFDCALSYGLVEYLRTLEVMEEMGWSSRRVVPHGGHQMSLNIAAGLHLGGNESYPDVFQPFGGFADGIRVENGYVGLPDIPGVGFEAKSALYAVMRELGERA from the coding sequence ATGCGTATCGTGGACATTCGCGAGAAGACGGTTTCTATCGCATCCCCTATTGCCAACGCCTACATCGACTTTTCCAAGATGACCTGTTCGGTGGTAGCGGTCGTCACCGATGTAATCCGCGATGGCAAGCCGGTGATCGGCTATGGCTTCAACTCCAACGGTCGTTATGGGCAAGGCGCGTTGATGCGTGACCGCTTTCTGGCGCGTGTGCTGGAAGCTGACCCTGAAAGCCTGATCGATAAAGAACACAACAACCTTGACCCGTTTGCCATCTGGAAAGCCCTGATGACCAACGAAAAACCCGGCGGCCACGGTGAGCGCTCGGTTGCGGTGGGCACCATTGACATGGCGGTGTGGGACGCAGTGGCCAAAATTGAAGGCAAACCGCTGTACCGGGTGCTGGCCGACCGTTATCGCGGCGGTGTAGCAGACAGCAAAGTCTGGGTCTACGCGGCAGGCGGTTATTACTACCCCGGCAAAGACCAAACCAAGTTGCAGGCAGAAATGCGCAGCTACCTGGACCGCGGTTACGACGTGGTGAAAATGAAAATCGGCGCCGTGTCGCTGGATGAAGACCTGCGTCGGATTGAAGCCGTGCTGGAAGTGGTCGGTGATGGTCAGCGCCTGGCAGTCGATGCCAACGGCCGTTTTGACTTGAAAACCGCGATCGCCTACGCCGAGGCAATCAAGCCGTACAACTTGTTTTGGTACGAAGAAGCAGGCGATCCACTGGATTACGCCCTACAAGCCGAGTTGGCCAATCATTACGACCTGCCGATGGCCACCGGTGAAAACCTGTTTTCCCACCAAGATGCACGTAACTTGCTGCGTCACGGCGGCATGCGCCCGGATCGCGATTTCCTGCAATTTGACTGCGCGCTGTCCTACGGCTTAGTGGAATACCTGCGGACCCTCGAAGTCATGGAGGAAATGGGCTGGTCATCGCGTCGCGTCGTACCCCATGGCGGCCACCAAATGTCGCTGAACATCGCGGCCGGTTTGCATCTTGGCGGCAACGAATCCTACCCCGATGTGTTCCAGCCTTTTGGCGGTTTTGCTGACGGTATTCGTGTTGAAAACGGTTACGTAGGGTTGCCGGACATTCCAGGCGTGGGCTTTGAAGCCAAATCGGCGTTGTACGCGGTGATGCGTGAGTTGGGCGAGCGCGCGTGA
- the dctA gene encoding C4-dicarboxylate transporter DctA gives MDNAPARWYGQLYIQVLIGIVIGGAIGFFVPDLGAKLQPIADGFIKLIKMLLAPIIFGTVVVGIAKMGSVKEVGRIGAKALIYFEVLSTLALVIGLIVVNVLKPGVGMNVDISTINGSAITSYTQAAAAQGGIIQFFLDIIPTTLFDAFAKGAMLQVILVSVLMGIALVQLGETAKPLVSVIDMLLQCLFRIVAMVMRLAPLGAGAGMAFTIGKYGIGTLLSLGQLLIALYVTTLIFIVVVLGTVARWSGLPLLQFLRYFKDEILVTLGTCSTEAVLPRMMVKLEALGCEKSVVGLVLPTGYTFNSDGTCIYLTMAAIFVAQATNTPLSLMDQLVVLGVLLLTSKGSAGVAGAGFVTLAATLSVIHAIPLVGLVLLLGVDRFLNEARAVTNLIGNGIGTIAIAKWDGSFDQAKATRAIQAMNDNRLEAVLAEPKPTVQADTLI, from the coding sequence GTGGATAATGCTCCGGCCCGCTGGTACGGCCAACTCTACATCCAAGTACTGATCGGCATCGTCATTGGTGGCGCTATTGGCTTCTTCGTTCCTGACCTCGGTGCCAAGCTACAACCCATTGCCGATGGCTTCATCAAACTGATCAAAATGCTGCTGGCGCCGATTATTTTCGGGACGGTGGTGGTCGGCATCGCCAAAATGGGCAGCGTCAAGGAGGTCGGGCGCATCGGCGCCAAGGCGCTGATCTACTTTGAAGTGCTGTCGACCCTGGCGCTGGTCATCGGTTTGATCGTGGTTAACGTACTCAAGCCGGGTGTCGGCATGAACGTCGACATCAGCACCATCAACGGCAGTGCGATCACCAGCTACACCCAAGCGGCGGCTGCCCAAGGCGGCATCATTCAGTTCTTCCTCGATATCATCCCGACCACTTTGTTCGATGCGTTCGCCAAGGGCGCGATGCTTCAGGTGATTCTGGTCTCGGTGCTGATGGGTATCGCCTTGGTGCAGTTGGGCGAAACCGCTAAGCCGCTGGTCTCGGTCATCGACATGCTGTTGCAGTGCCTGTTTCGTATCGTTGCGATGGTGATGCGCCTGGCACCCTTGGGCGCGGGCGCGGGTATGGCGTTCACCATCGGCAAATACGGGATTGGTACGTTGTTGTCGTTGGGGCAACTGTTAATCGCGTTGTACGTCACCACGCTGATTTTCATCGTGGTCGTGCTCGGCACCGTGGCGCGCTGGTCGGGGTTGCCGTTGTTGCAGTTCTTGCGTTATTTCAAGGACGAGATCCTGGTAACGCTGGGCACCTGTTCGACCGAAGCTGTGTTGCCGCGAATGATGGTCAAGCTCGAAGCGCTGGGTTGTGAAAAATCAGTGGTCGGGTTGGTATTGCCGACGGGGTACACCTTCAACTCCGACGGCACCTGTATCTACCTGACCATGGCCGCGATCTTCGTCGCCCAAGCCACCAACACACCGTTGAGTTTGATGGATCAGTTGGTGGTTTTAGGTGTGTTGTTGCTGACCTCCAAAGGGTCGGCAGGGGTCGCGGGTGCAGGGTTTGTCACGCTGGCCGCGACATTGTCGGTGATCCACGCGATTCCGCTGGTGGGCTTGGTCCTGCTGCTGGGCGTCGACCGCTTCCTTAACGAAGCGCGTGCAGTGACTAACCTGATCGGCAACGGCATTGGCACCATTGCCATCGCCAAATGGGACGGCTCTTTCGATCAAGCCAAGGCCACGCGGGCGATCCAGGCAATGAACGATAATCGGCTTGAAGCGGTGTTGGCTGAGCCCAAGCCTACCGTGCAAGCTGATACCCTGATCTGA